The segment GGCGAGCGACAACTCTTCGGAGTACGTCGTGTACGACGGCACGACGATTGCGCTGCGCCGTAGCAACGTCGAGTGGATCGACAGCGAATCCGCGCTCGGCGATCTCCAGCGCGGGAAACATCTCGCGTCGGTAGGCGCCTTCGATGCCGCGGCGCCGTTCCTTGAAGACGCCTGCGAGCGGCTGGGCGACGCGCCGAAAGAAGAGGCGGCGCCGGTGTGGCTGCAGCCCCACGTGCGGCGGTGGCGCGTGGCGAGGCTCGACGGCTTGCATTCGCTTGCATCGGTTTACGCCGCCCAACAGCGTTACGACGATGCGCTTGCCACGGTGCGCCGCGCGCTCTCACTCGATGCGCTCGACGAAGCGACCGTATGCCTAGCCTTGGAACTCCTCGCGAAAAACGGCTCTTTCGCTGAAGGACACGCGCTCTATGCCGCTTACAAACGGCGGCTCGCCGATGCGCTCGGGGCGGTGCCCGGAGCGGAAGTGGTCGAGCGTTACTCGCGTCTCTTGTCCGGTCGCTCGGAGCATAAGCGCACCGAGCTTTCGAGCCGCGAGATCGAAATTCTGCGGCTGGTGGCGCGGGGGCAGACGAGTAAAGAGATCGCGCACGCCCTAGCATTGAGCGCCTTTACGATTAACAACCACGTCGGACGAATACTGAAGAAGCTCGGTGTCGAGAGCCGTGCGGCCGCCGTCGCCTACTTACATACAAACGAGGACTTTGCGCGATGATACACCCCATCCGAGCTTTGATAGCGGCCTTCGCGCTTGCTGCGGCCGTGCCGCTGAGCGCGTGCAGCGGCGGCGGCGGAGCCTCCGGCTCTGCGGTTGGCCCGGCTCAACCATCGGCTTCGCCCGCCGTCGCGCCCACGCCCACGGCGGTGGGAACGCAAGCGTTTCATATCGTCATCGAGTCCTCGGGCATGCGCACGGTCGCCCTTGCGCCCACCGGCACGTCGCCGGCGCTGCCGCCGGGCTTCCTCGTCGGCTCGCCGGTCGCAAACGCCGCCGTCACCTATCCCGACGGCAGCGTGCAGTACGCCGACGGGTCGGGCGTCTTTCGCGCGGCGGCGTCGAGCTATGCCGCGAAATACGCCGCAACGCTACAAACCAGCGCGGCCGCTCAACCGTTCGTGAAAGTCTCCGATCCGCAAGGCGGGGTCGTCGCAGGCGGCGCTAACGTCCTGGTCTACGCGTCCGGCAACGCGACGTCGCGTTTAGGCGGGGTCGCGCTGCTTCCGACCGCCGCGCTCCTCTTCTCCGGTAACACGCTGACGCTGGTTGCCGCCGGTACCGATGTCGACGATCTCGTGGCCTCGCTCGGTAACGCGCAGATCTCTTGGCAAAGCGCGAACGGCGCGACCATCGTGCCGCTGCCGGGGACGAACCAAGCAACGTATCTCGCGCCGGCCTTGCCGGCCGGTTCGCAGCCGAGCCTCGATACGGTGACGGTAACGGTCAACGTTCCCGGCGTCACGGTGCCCTATACCGCCACGGCCCAGGTTCAGACGATCGCCACCGGCGGTGCGTTCACTGCTACGGGCACGATCGGTGCGCCGTACGGCCTGCTGGGCGGCGGCACCGCGGCGTTCATCGCGAGCGATAGACCGCGCCTTTTCCCATCGTTCAACTTCTTCGCACTCGCCGACGCGAAAGGCGCGTATTCCGCGCTGCTGCCGCCGAACATGGATTTCAACCTCGGCATCGGTGCGCCGGGTAGCGCGGCGAATATTTCACCCGCGACGCTTACGCCGGGCGGCGGGTCGTCGTTCACGAGCGGTGCCGCCGGTGCGAGCGGGGTCGCGAATCTGCTCCTTGGTAGCTCGGGCGAACTCGACGATAGCAAGGACGATGCGAAAAATGCGTACCCGGATCCGGTCGTAAGCGTGCGCGATGCGTGGCTTGCGCGCGAAGTCACGCGGCCGTATCCGTTTTGGGCCGATGCCGGAGTACTCGGCGTCTTGAACGCCGGGCCGGCGACCGGCTCGATGAAACCGGTCGGCAGCGGGCTCTTCGCGCAGTGGTGCTATCAGTGGCAGAATAACAACGGCACGAACGTTCTGGCGGTCGTCGAGAACGCGGACGGTTCGTGCACCGCGCCCGGCAACGACGCGTTCGACATAACGCCGCAAGCGGCGTCCGGAGCGTATGCGTTTACGGAGTATCGCGCGCTCTCGGGCGGATACGCGCTCCCCGGTACCGTCTCGGCGTCGTCGAACGCGCTCTTGGTCGCGAGCGGCTCGTGGCAGCAGAGTCTTGCGAACTCCGGGGGAGAGGTGACGGGCGACGTCGCGAGCGTGCAGATCGCCTTCTACGGCCCGGTCAGTCAAACGCTCGGCTCGCCCGTTGGGCAGCTCGCGTTTCAATACACCTACTCGGCATCCGGCAATAGTGCGAGCGTACAACTCGGGAGCATCGCTTTGAGCGATCCCGTAACGGGCTTGAATCTGGCAACCGGTTCCGCTGCATTGACGCGCCCGGTCGCGACATCCTCGTGCGTGGGAAGCAACTCCCCGAGCTGTTACGCCGGCACGGCGGCGCTCGTGCGCACGTACGCAATCGTCGGAACGTTGGCAACGCGCAGCTATAACACGCAGGACGTCATCTATGGCGACGGCTCCGAAACGCACACCGTCACGAGCGCGAATGCGGGCGATGCGAGCCGCGTGACGATCCCGATCGCCTCCGCGCTCGCGCGCGTGCAGGGTTCGTGCCTCGTCTGCAGCTCGAAACTTGGAGCGCTGTTCGACTCCGATGGGCAGACGCAGATCGGCGCGTACACCGTTTCAGCGTCCCAAGCGGTCGGTTTGAGCCTCCTGAACACCTCCGAAGGCGACTCGCAAGCGGGGACGCTCTTCGGAGCGCTCGGATTCGTGCTTTGATGAAAGATCGTTAACGGGCGAAACGGGGCGTAACGGCGCGCGCATCGCCAGAGGCGTATCGTGAGCATATCTTCACGGAGGTTCTCAATTCATGATCAAACACAAAACCCTCACCCTTTTCGGAGCCACGGCGGGCCTCGCGTTGGTCCTCGCAGCCTGCGGAGGGGGCGGGGGCGGCAGCACGTCCGGAGGCTCGCTGACGCCGCCGACCATCCTGGGCGCGACCGGCGCGACAAAGATCGGCGTCACCGTCGCCGCAGCCAGCGGCAGCGTTCTGCCGTTCGCCGCGCGGCGCAAAGCCATGTCGGCCGGCTCGAGCACCCCGACGCCCGTTACGGTCACGTACAACGGCGCCACGGTCGCGACCGGCACGCTCGACGGAAACGGTTTCAGCGAACTGACGTTTTCGCAAGCGCTTCCCGTCGGTGCAACCGTGACGGTCACGGTCGGTAGCGGATCGACCGCGATCGTCGCGACCGTAACGCTGGCAACGGCCATCGCCGCAACGGCGTCGGATATCGTCTATAGCGCCGGCCCGCCGCCCGCCATCACCGTCCAGAGCGCCGCCGACCAGAGCGGAACCGGTACGGTCGAACCCAGCGATCCGGAGCAGCAGACCGCAACGGAGAACCCCTCCGACGGACAAGACCAAAACGTCAACAGCAGCGACGGAACGCTGCCGGCGAATCTCCCGATCGCGATTACCGCGTGCGGGACCTCCACCATCACGGTTTCGCCGATCGCCGGCGGCCCGACCGGCGGCGGCTACGGCTTGAAATTCGAGGAGAAAGTCAGCGACTCGGACTCTTCGCCGCAATTCGAGTACAAGACCACCGCATTCACCGGACCACTAACGTTCCCGTACCTCTCCACCGCCGCGCGCATCGACCTGACGGTCACGCAGAACGGCCAGGAACTCGTATCGATCGAGGCTCCGATCGGAGCCGTTACCGGAGGCGGCGGCGCTTCGCCTTCGCCCTCGCCGGCGAGTTGCCCGACGCTCTCGCCGATCGTAACCCCATCACCCAACGCGACGTCGTCGCCGAGCGCATCGGGCTCACCTAGCGCCTCGCCCGCACCGACCGCAACGCCGTAAAACGCGTCCAAGAACGCCCGATAAAAGAAGCGCAACCCACACGGGTTGCGCTTCTTTACGTGAGTCGACGTGACGGCATGCCGGCATCGTTGCGACTCGTCGGGAAAGATGATGGCGGCGACTGCGTTAAGCGCGAGGGGCATGACCATCCGTACTACCTGCCGTTCGACTCGCGCGCGTATGGAATGATCGACCGAGTCGATGTGTGGTTTCCTAAGGGATGCACGCACGATGAATATCGTGCCGCGGCCTCCATCGAATTGGAGCACGGCTCGATGCGTTTCGCAGTCGTCGTCGTGGCAAGTCCGAGCGTCTTCCTCCAGCTGTTGGTGCTACGCTGCGATTCGCAGCGCCGATTACCGGGCCGATCGTTCTTGGGCGACTGGCACACTTCGGCTTGGGGCAGTTCGAGCCGTGCGACTAGGCAACGTGGACGATTTCCGCGAGTGATAAAGGCTCAGGGACGGGTTGGCCCGTTTCGCGCAAACACTCAATGTGGCTGGCGACGGCGTCGTGGACGTTGCGGGCGGCCTCTTCGCGGCTTGGGCCATAACTTGTGCAGCCCGGCAGATCGGGAACATATGCGCTCCAACTGCCATCATCTGCCCGTTCCAGGAGTGCCACATAGTCTCTCATTTCAAACCTGCCTGCTTCAAAATCGCGTGCAATATCTTCCTAGGGATATCGGCTCCCATGCCGTGAGCCGCGACCGTAACTATACCGGACTTTACCGGATGGGTGTAATGCCTGTGAGACCCGCGTGTGCGAGCGAGCCGCCATCCATCTTGCTCAATAATTTCAACCATGTCCCGATATTTCATCCTACCCATCCGTTTGCGTTAGTCAAGTGCGCCTGGGTCGTTCCCACGCAGGAGGCTTAGGGAAAGGGCAAGGCACATGATCGAAGATGACCCGCCGGAGCTGCTTCCGGCGCGAATGATTAATGAGTACGTCTATTGCCCGCGCTTGTTCTGGCTTGAGTACGTCGAGCGAGATTTTGAATCATCGCACGATACGGTCGACGGCGAACGCGTGCATCGGCGTGTCGACCGGCCTCGCGGAGAATTACCCGACGATATCACCCAACTTCGTGGCGAAGCGACGTCCGTTGAATTATCGTCTGAGCGCTTAGGGGTGGTCGCCAAGCTCGACGTTGTTCGGACCGAGGGCGATAGCTCGGTGCCCGTGATTTCAAGCGCGGCACGGTTCCCGCGCGAGGGCCGTACGATCCGGAGCGCGTGCAAGTCTGCATCCAAGCGCTGCTCCTGCCGGAGCACGGTTATGCGTGCGACACCGGCCGCATTTACTACCCGGCGTCAAAGACGCACGTCGATGTCCCTATTGACGATGCGTTGATCGCGCAAGCAACTGATTCGATCGCCGAAGCCAGGAAAATAGCGCAGCATACTTCGATTCCTGCCCCGCTGGTCGATAGCCCAAAGTGTCCACGCTGTTCGTTGCACGCAATTTGTTTGCCGGATGAAACCAACGCCCTACGTTTCCGCCTCAACAGAAAGGGACCTGAAGAGCGGCGCCTATTGACGGCATGCGATATCCGCGCGCGATCATGCAAAAGTCCTCAGTACGGGCGCACCATAAGTTCGCGATCACCGGATATTGTTCAGCCAGCGGCTCGATCGACGCGAGCCGCATAACACCCGCGCTTCGCGTAGTGCACCTGTAGGTATGCGGCCGCATCGTTTGCGAGGAGGAGAGCGATGAGCGATTCGAGTTCCGTGCCGTCAACGAGGCCGGCATCGATCATCATACCGGTCGCATCGAAGGCGCGGACCGATAGTTGTCTCCCGCTGCATGCGAGGCGCGGTACGGCGTATCGGCGGGTTGGTGTACGTAGTTGATCAGCAGAACGC is part of the Candidatus Dormiibacterota bacterium genome and harbors:
- a CDS encoding type II toxin-antitoxin system HicB family antitoxin, coding for MRDYVALLERADDGSWSAYVPDLPGCTSYGPSREEAARNVHDAVASHIECLRETGQPVPEPLSLAEIVHVA
- a CDS encoding type II toxin-antitoxin system HicA family toxin yields the protein MGRMKYRDMVEIIEQDGWRLARTRGSHRHYTHPVKSGIVTVAAHGMGADIPRKILHAILKQAGLK